In Mus caroli chromosome 19, CAROLI_EIJ_v1.1, whole genome shotgun sequence, a genomic segment contains:
- the Acsl5 gene encoding long-chain-fatty-acid--CoA ligase 5: protein MLFIFNFLFSPLPTPALICLLTFGTAIFLWLINRPQPVLPLIDLDNQSVGIEGGARRGAFQKNNDLILYYFSDAKTLYENFQRGLAVSDNGPCLGYRKPNQPYKWISYKQVSDRAEYLGSCLLHKGYKSSQDQFVGIFAQNRPEWVISELACYTYSMVAVPLYDTLGAEAIIFVINRADIPVVICDTPQKATMLVENVEKGLTPGLKTIILMDPFDDDLKKRGEQCGVEILSLQDAENIGKENFKKPVPPKPEDLSVICFTSGTTGDPKGAMLTHENVVSNMAAFLKFLEPIFQPTSDDVTISYLPLAHMFERLVQGILFSCGGKIGFFQGDIRLLPDDMKALKPTVFPTVPRLLNRVYDKVQNEAKTPLKKFLLNLAIISKFNEVKNGIIRRDSLWDKLVFSKIQRSLGGKVRLMITGAAPISPPVLTFFRAAMGCWVFEAYGQTECTGGCSITSPGDWTAGHVGTPVACNFVKLEDVADMNYFSVNNEGEICIKGNNVFKGYLKDPEKTQDVLDKDGWLHTGDIGRWLPNGTLKIVDRKKNIFKLAQGEYIAPEKIENVYSRSRPVLQVFVHGESLRSFLIGVVVPDPDSLPSFAAKIGVKGSFEELCKNQCVKEAILEDLQKIGKEGGLKSFEQVKSIFVHPEPFTIENGLLTPTLKAKRVELAKFFQTQIKSLYESIEE from the exons atgctttttatttttaacttcttgttTTCCCCACTTCCAACTCCGGCCCTGATCTGCCTCCTGACATTTGGAACGGCCATCTTCCTGTGGCTGATCAACAGACCTCAGCCAGTCTTACCTCTCATTGACTTGGACAACCAATCTGTGGGGATTGAG GGAGGAGCACGGAGGGGCGCTTTCCAGAAGAACAATGACCTAATCCTTTATTACTTCTCAGACGCCAAGACGTTGTATGAAAATTTCCAAAGAGGACTTGCTGTGTCTG ACAATGGGCCTTGCTTGGGATACAGAAAGCCAAACCAGCCCTACAAATGGATCTCCTACAAACAG GTGTCTGATCGAGCAGAGTACCTGGGCTCCTGTCTTTTGCATAAAGGATATAAGTCATCACAGGACCAATTTGTTGGCATCTTTGCTCAAAATAGGCCAGAG TGGGTCATCTCTGAGTTAGCCTGTTACACATATTCCATGGTAGCTGTCCCCCTGTATGACACGCTGGGTGCAGAAGCCATCATCTTTGTCATCAACAGGG CTGATATCCCCGTGGTCATCTGTGATACACCCCAAAAGGCAACAATGCTAGTAGAAAATGTGGAAAAGGGCCTCACACCAGGCCTGAAGACGATCATCCTCATGGACCCTTTTGATGACGAcctgaagaaaagaggagagcagTGTGGAGTTGAGATATTATCCCTGCAGGATGCGGAG AATATAGGCAAAGAGAACTTCAAAAAACCAGTG CCTCCGAAGCCAGAGGATCTGAGTGTCATCTGTTTCACCAGTGGAACTACAG GTGACCCCAAAGGAGCTATGCTAACCCATGAAAATGTtgtttcaaacatggctgctttcctCAAATTTCTGGAG CCTATCTTCCAGCCCACCTCTGATGATGTGACCATATCCTACCTTCCCTTGGCTCATATGTTTGAGAGGCTTGTCCAG GGTATCTTATTTTCCTGTGGAGGCAAAATTGGGTTCTTCCAAGGAGATATCCGGTTGCTACCTGATGACATGAAGGCTTTGAAACCCACAGTGTTTCCTACAGTGCCTCGACTCCTTAACAGGGTCTATGATAAG GTACAAAATGAAGCCAAGACACCTTTGAAGAAGTTCTTGTTGAACTTGGCTATCATCAGTAAATTCAACGAAGTGAAAAATGGCATCATTCGGCGGGACAGTTTGTGGGACAAGCTCGTGTTTTCAAAGATCCAA CGCAGCCTGGGTGGGAAGGTTCGCCTCATGATCACTGGAGCCGCCCCCATCTCCCCTCCAGTCTTGACATTCTTCAGGGCTGCAATGGGATGCTGG GTGTTTGAAGCTTATGGCCAAACAGAATGCACAGGTGGATGTTCAATTACATCACCTGGGGACTGGACAGCAG GTCATGTTGGGACTCCAGTGGCTTGCAATTTTGTAAAGCTGGAAGATGTGGCTGACATGAACTACTTTTCAGTAAACAACGAAGGCGAG ATCTGCATCAAAGGTAACAATGTGTTCAAAGGCTACCTAAAGGACCCAGAGAAAACACAGGACGTACTGGACAAGGATGGATGGCTTCACACTGGGGACATTGGTCGCTGGCTTCCA AATGGAACTCTGAAAATTGTTGACCGGAAGAAGAATATTTTCAAGTTGGCACAAGGAGAATACATTGCTCCAGAGAAGATTGAAAATGTTTATTCCAGGAGCAGACCAGTATTGCAAGTTTTTGTCCATGGGGAGAGCTTACGG TCGTTCCTGATCGGAGTGGTGGTTCCCGACCCAGATTCACTTCCCTCATTTGCGGCCAAGATCGGGGTAAAGGGATCATTTGAAGAACTGTGCAAAAACCAA TGTGTAAAGGAAGCCATTTTAGAAGACTTGCAGAAAATTGGGAAAGAGGGTGGCCTGAAATCCTTTGAACAG GTCAAAAGTATCTTTGTGCATCCAGAGCCGTTCACTATCGAAAATGGACTTCTGACACCGACACTGAAAGCCAAACGAGTAGAGCTTGCCAAGTTCTTCCAGACGCAAATCAAGAGCCTCTATGAGAGCATCGAGGAGTAG